Proteins encoded within one genomic window of Terriglobales bacterium:
- a CDS encoding cytochrome C oxidase subunit IV family protein, protein MAHAEAVTGSHSNKQFYVVWAALLVLTAIEVWLAYNQFFTPIHMLEILLALSIVKAGLIIAYFMHLKYEYGPMKIVLMSALVACLVLMFTFFPDALRILELGTSTR, encoded by the coding sequence ATGGCGCACGCTGAAGCAGTCACCGGGAGTCACAGCAATAAGCAGTTCTATGTTGTGTGGGCGGCGCTGCTGGTGCTCACCGCCATCGAGGTCTGGCTGGCTTACAACCAGTTCTTCACCCCGATCCACATGCTGGAGATCCTGCTGGCGCTCTCCATCGTGAAAGCAGGGTTGATCATCGCCTACTTCATGCACCTGAAATATGAGTACGGCCCCATGAAGATCGTGCTCATGTCGGCGCTCGTGGCTTGTCTGGTGCTGATGTTCACCTTCTTCCCCGACGCACTGCGTATACTGGAACTGGGCACGTCCACTCGATGA
- a CDS encoding DMT family protein: protein MTTVLLLTLSNIFMTFAWYGHLKHRSAPLFEVIVISWGIAFFEYCFQVPANRIGSYEFTTAQLKTIQEAITLTVFAFFSVFYLKEQFRWNYLVGFAMIVGAVFVIFKKW, encoded by the coding sequence ATGACCACCGTCCTCCTCCTTACGCTCTCCAACATCTTCATGACCTTTGCCTGGTATGGACACCTCAAGCACCGCAGCGCCCCGCTGTTCGAGGTGATCGTGATCAGCTGGGGCATTGCCTTCTTCGAGTATTGCTTTCAGGTCCCCGCCAACCGCATCGGCTCCTACGAATTCACCACCGCCCAATTGAAGACCATCCAGGAAGCCATCACCCTGACCGTCTTCGCCTTCTTCTCGGTTTTTTATTTGAAGGAACAGTTTCGCTGGAACTATCTGGTGGGTTTCGCGATGATTGTGGGGGCGGTATTTGTGATCTTCAAGAAGTGGTAA
- the uvrA gene encoding excinuclease ABC subunit UvrA, protein MSNESIVVRGARVHNLKNIDFEIPHNTLTVVTGVSGSGKSSLAFDTVYAEGQRRYVESLSAYARQFLERIEKPDVELIDGIAPAVAIRQKNSTRNPRSTVATATEIYDYLRLLFARVGQTFCSQCGAEVRRDTVDDVAAAVLSLAEGTRLNVLFPLSAAQRAGDADKKPRAKKSKTAAPEPVSDALKERLFELRKRGFNRLFQNGQVFEFSTPESLLDVDFSQPVFVLIDRIAVAPGDAAGRSRLVDAVEIGYREAGEIVIETAPREGEGAPQRRRFAHRFECKQCHLRYEEPEPRLFSFNNPYGACPRCQGFGNTIDFDPNLVIPDKSRTLNEGAVEPFTKPKYRVLAAELKRFAKANDIPLDVPWADLTRAQQEMVFEGDRKYPGIRGFFAHLERKKYRLHVRVFLSRYRGYSVCSDCRGSRLRSEARQVKIAGKNICEVCAMTVDEAALFFEDVRLTPAQAEIADKLLEEIRDRLRFLNDVGLEYLTLDRLASTLSGGEAQRIQLATSLGSRLVGTLYVLDEPSIGLHSRDTARLIKILHDLRDLGNTILVVEHDAEIMKASDRILDLGPGAGEHGGKVIATGTYDEIRGAHNSLTGRYLGGDLKIQLPPARRKPGPRQLKVIGARAHNLKRIDITIPLGMIVAVTGVSGSGKSSLVHDVLYAALAAEKKEPGAVAAPDGCLDRIEGSALIDDVVLVDQSPIGRTPRSNPVTYIKAFDAIRELFASQPEAQKRGFTAGHFSFNIPGGRCEACQGDGAVTVEMQFLADVELICEECKGTRYKADVLDVRYKGKNIFDVLNLTVKEAMQFFAGAPKINDKLRVLDEVGLGYLRLGQSATTLSGGEAQRMKLAAHLQPTRDALRPVDPEEAKQRPRRLYIFDEPTTGLHFDDVSKLLAAFRRLIDAGGSIVVIEHNLDVIKTADWVIDLGPEGGDRGGRLVATGPPEAVAKNPRSYTGKWLARILGKNGSSRTHDGPAQAPDRGNDRGNNRGKPVQAGSRPAPASVSADRDRDANSHANARK, encoded by the coding sequence ATGTCGAACGAGAGCATTGTCGTCCGTGGCGCGCGCGTCCACAACCTCAAGAACATTGACTTTGAGATTCCGCATAACACCCTGACGGTGGTGACCGGCGTCTCCGGCTCGGGCAAGTCTTCCCTCGCTTTCGACACGGTCTACGCCGAAGGCCAGCGCCGCTACGTCGAATCGCTCTCCGCCTATGCCCGCCAGTTCCTCGAACGCATCGAGAAGCCGGACGTCGAGCTGATAGACGGCATCGCCCCCGCGGTTGCCATCCGGCAGAAGAACTCCACGCGCAACCCGCGCTCCACCGTCGCCACCGCGACCGAAATCTACGACTACCTGCGCCTGCTGTTCGCGCGCGTCGGCCAGACGTTCTGTTCGCAATGCGGCGCCGAAGTCCGCCGCGACACGGTAGACGACGTCGCCGCCGCCGTCCTGTCTCTGGCGGAAGGAACGCGCCTGAACGTGCTCTTCCCGCTCTCGGCCGCGCAGCGCGCCGGCGACGCCGACAAGAAGCCGCGCGCGAAGAAGTCGAAGACCGCCGCGCCCGAGCCGGTCTCCGACGCGCTGAAAGAGCGCCTCTTCGAGCTGCGCAAACGCGGCTTCAACCGCCTGTTCCAGAACGGCCAGGTCTTCGAGTTCTCCACGCCCGAGTCCCTGCTCGATGTCGACTTCTCTCAGCCGGTGTTTGTTCTTATCGACCGCATCGCCGTCGCGCCGGGCGACGCCGCAGGCCGCTCGCGCCTGGTGGACGCGGTTGAAATCGGCTACCGCGAGGCCGGCGAGATCGTCATCGAAACCGCCCCGCGCGAGGGCGAAGGCGCGCCGCAGCGGCGGCGCTTCGCGCATCGCTTCGAATGCAAGCAGTGCCACCTGCGTTACGAAGAGCCCGAGCCGCGCCTGTTCTCGTTCAACAATCCGTACGGCGCCTGCCCGCGCTGCCAGGGCTTCGGCAACACGATCGATTTCGACCCGAACCTCGTCATCCCTGACAAGTCGCGCACGTTGAACGAGGGCGCCGTCGAGCCCTTCACCAAGCCCAAGTACCGCGTGCTCGCCGCCGAACTGAAGCGCTTCGCCAAGGCGAACGACATCCCCCTCGACGTTCCCTGGGCGGACCTGACACGCGCGCAGCAGGAGATGGTCTTCGAGGGCGACCGCAAGTATCCCGGCATCCGCGGCTTTTTCGCGCACCTGGAGCGCAAGAAGTACAGGCTGCACGTGCGCGTCTTTCTCAGCCGCTATCGCGGATACTCGGTCTGCTCCGACTGCCGCGGCTCGCGCCTGCGCTCGGAGGCGCGGCAGGTGAAGATTGCCGGCAAGAATATCTGCGAAGTCTGCGCCATGACGGTGGACGAGGCCGCGCTCTTCTTTGAAGACGTGCGTCTCACGCCCGCACAAGCCGAAATCGCCGACAAGCTGCTGGAGGAAATCCGCGACCGGCTGCGCTTCCTCAACGACGTCGGTCTCGAGTACCTCACGCTCGACCGGCTCGCTTCCACGCTCTCCGGCGGCGAGGCGCAGCGCATCCAGCTCGCCACCTCGCTCGGCTCGCGCCTGGTGGGCACGCTCTACGTGCTCGACGAGCCCTCCATCGGCCTGCACAGCCGCGACACCGCCCGCCTCATCAAGATCCTGCACGACCTGCGCGACCTGGGAAACACGATCCTGGTCGTGGAGCACGACGCCGAGATCATGAAGGCGTCGGACCGCATCCTCGACCTTGGCCCCGGCGCCGGCGAGCATGGCGGAAAAGTGATCGCCACCGGCACCTACGACGAAATCCGCGGCGCGCACAACTCGCTCACCGGACGCTACCTCGGCGGCGATCTGAAGATTCAGCTTCCGCCCGCGCGCCGCAAGCCCGGCCCGCGCCAGCTCAAGGTGATCGGCGCGCGCGCCCACAATCTGAAGCGGATCGACATCACCATCCCGCTCGGCATGATCGTCGCCGTTACCGGCGTGTCGGGCTCGGGAAAATCCAGCCTCGTTCACGACGTGCTGTACGCCGCGCTCGCCGCCGAGAAGAAGGAGCCCGGCGCCGTCGCCGCACCCGACGGCTGCCTCGACCGCATCGAGGGTAGCGCGCTCATCGACGACGTGGTCCTCGTCGACCAGTCGCCGATCGGGCGCACGCCGCGCTCCAACCCGGTCACCTACATCAAGGCGTTCGACGCCATCCGCGAGCTCTTCGCCTCGCAGCCCGAAGCGCAAAAGCGGGGCTTCACCGCCGGCCATTTCTCCTTCAACATCCCCGGCGGACGCTGCGAGGCTTGCCAGGGTGACGGCGCCGTCACGGTAGAGATGCAGTTTCTCGCCGACGTGGAACTCATCTGCGAGGAGTGCAAGGGCACGCGCTACAAGGCCGACGTGCTCGACGTCCGCTACAAGGGCAAGAACATCTTCGACGTGCTCAACCTCACCGTGAAAGAGGCGATGCAATTCTTCGCCGGCGCGCCCAAAATCAACGACAAGCTGCGCGTGCTCGACGAAGTCGGCCTCGGCTACCTGCGGCTGGGCCAGTCGGCCACCACGCTCTCCGGCGGCGAGGCCCAGCGCATGAAGCTGGCCGCGCACCTCCAGCCCACGCGCGACGCCCTGCGTCCGGTGGATCCCGAAGAGGCCAAACAGCGTCCGCGCAGGCTCTACATCTTCGACGAGCCTACTACCGGCCTCCACTTCGACGACGTTTCCAAGCTCCTCGCCGCCTTCCGCCGCCTGATCGATGCCGGCGGCAGCATCGTCGTGATCGAGCATAACCTCGACGTCATCAAGACGGCCGATTGGGTGATTGACCTTGGTCCTGAAGGAGGCGACCGTGGCGGGCGCCTGGTCGCGACCGGCCCTCCCGAAGCCGTGGCAAAGAACCCGCGCTCATACACCGGAAAGTGGCTGGCGCGCATCTTAGGTAAGAACGGCAGCTCACGAACTCACGACGGCCCGGCTCAGGCCCCTGACCGCGGAAATGACCGCGGGAACAACCGCGGCAAGCCTGTCCAGGCCGGCTCACGGCCGGCGCCGGCATCGGTGTCGGCCGACCGCGATCGTGACGCCAACTCGCATGCCAACGCACGCAAGTAA
- a CDS encoding tetratricopeptide repeat protein, whose product MACCVFLLAALALLTPSADAVPQSAAKQSSGSQGSSTRRKVRVEEPAPAAVSAVDKAEEAIARKDYAAAEPLLRSATAEDPKDYRAWFDLGFVLSATGRRDLAISAYRNSIGAKADVFESNLNLGVLLGDAGDPDAETYLRAATTLRPTRNADEGHKRAWLALGHALEAQNVPAKTTQAVEAYRAAAQLAPRDPEPRIAAGIALERSRQWLPAEAEYKQALELDPANSEALAGLVNVYSQTKRFPEAEAMLRRYLEQQPANTTARVQLGRVLAAQGRSSEAAGELEAGLKAAPDDPVALRELAGIYVSARQYGKAEQAYRALVKRFPSDGDLHAALGNAIMQQKRFAEAQQELLTAVSLKPNDPGALVNLALTGSETKDYQLCIRALDARARTVPDGPGTFFLRATCYDHLRAYKQAAQYYHQFLDVSKGENPDQEFQARHRLIAIEPKK is encoded by the coding sequence GTGGCTTGCTGCGTCTTTCTTCTCGCCGCGCTGGCATTGCTTACGCCATCGGCCGACGCCGTCCCGCAAAGCGCCGCCAAGCAATCGTCCGGTTCTCAAGGCTCGAGCACGCGCCGCAAGGTGCGCGTCGAAGAGCCCGCGCCGGCCGCGGTCAGCGCGGTGGACAAGGCCGAAGAAGCCATCGCGCGCAAGGACTACGCCGCCGCCGAGCCGCTGCTTCGCTCCGCCACCGCCGAAGACCCCAAGGACTACCGCGCCTGGTTCGACTTGGGATTCGTTCTCAGCGCCACCGGCCGGCGCGACCTGGCCATCTCAGCCTATCGCAACTCGATTGGCGCCAAGGCCGATGTCTTTGAGTCAAACCTGAATCTCGGCGTGCTGCTCGGAGACGCCGGCGATCCGGATGCGGAAACCTACCTGCGCGCCGCCACGACGCTGCGTCCCACTCGCAATGCCGACGAAGGCCACAAGCGCGCCTGGCTCGCGCTGGGGCACGCTCTCGAAGCGCAGAATGTGCCGGCGAAAACCACGCAGGCCGTCGAGGCATACCGTGCCGCGGCCCAGCTCGCGCCCAGGGATCCGGAACCGCGCATCGCCGCCGGCATCGCGCTGGAGCGCTCGCGCCAGTGGCTTCCGGCCGAAGCCGAGTACAAGCAGGCGCTGGAACTCGACCCTGCGAACTCGGAGGCGCTTGCCGGCCTGGTCAACGTTTATTCGCAGACCAAGCGCTTTCCCGAGGCCGAGGCCATGCTGCGCCGCTACCTGGAGCAGCAGCCCGCCAACACCACCGCCCGGGTTCAACTCGGTCGCGTGCTCGCGGCGCAAGGCCGCTCTTCGGAAGCTGCCGGCGAATTGGAAGCGGGACTCAAGGCTGCGCCCGACGATCCTGTCGCCCTTCGCGAGCTGGCCGGCATCTACGTGAGCGCCAGGCAGTACGGCAAGGCGGAACAAGCCTATCGCGCCCTGGTAAAGCGCTTCCCCTCCGACGGCGACCTGCACGCGGCTCTGGGCAACGCCATCATGCAGCAAAAGCGCTTCGCCGAAGCGCAGCAGGAACTGCTCACCGCGGTCAGCCTGAAGCCCAACGACCCTGGGGCGCTCGTCAACCTGGCCCTCACCGGTTCGGAGACGAAGGACTACCAGCTGTGCATCCGCGCGCTCGACGCTCGCGCCCGCACCGTCCCCGACGGCCCCGGCACCTTTTTCCTGCGCGCCACCTGCTACGATCATCTGCGCGCCTACAAGCAGGCGGCGCAGTATTATCACCAGTTCCTCGACGTATCGAAGGGCGAGAACCCCGACCAGGAGTTCCAGGCGCGGCACCGCCTCATCGCCATCGAGCCGAAGAAATGA